A window of the Danio aesculapii chromosome 10, fDanAes4.1, whole genome shotgun sequence genome harbors these coding sequences:
- the si:ch73-52f15.5 gene encoding uncharacterized protein DDB_G0271670 isoform X1, which yields MCAGFSSVRIRMMENRVLERSGESKDPPQLFTYYQGDINTAVDEHFFRALNKATIPKDLSIKAKDSSRTPRSDIPSSSSSSPWAMSWSKPSTHSSSKLTPLTSMETPSPSQGVIVNPSGLSSSSSSSSSSSSSLWPCAPRQSSSAFELPQILYQQQASGESSASSYLNLLQMERPAGGIMISPFSKSDTRPEWNSGTAFKDVSGSRISLDSGLPVSEINKDLYWY from the exons ATGTGTGCTGGATTCAGTTCGGTAAGAA TCAGGATGATGGAGAACAGAGTGTTAGAGCGCTCAGGAGAGAGTAAAGATCCTCCACAACTCTTCACATACTATCAGGGCGACATCAACACTGCGGTGGACGAGCACTTCTTCCGCGCGCTCAACAAAGCCACCATACCGAAAGACCTCAGCATTAAAGCCAAAGACAGCAGCAGGACTCCCAGATCCG ATATCccctcatcatcttcatcatcaccatggGCTATGTCATGGTCTAAACCCAGCACACACTCTTCCTCAAAACTGACCCCCCTCACCTCCATGGAAACCCCATCTCCATCTCAGGGAGTTATCGTGAACCCCTCGGGACTTTCATCATCGTCGtcctcttcatcatcttcatcttcatcactgTGGCCCTGCGCACCCAGACAGAGCTCATCAGCTTTTGAACTGCCTCAGATCCTCTACCAGCAGCAGGCGAGCGGCGAGAGCAGCGCCAGCTCTTACCTCAATCTCCTGCAGATGGAGCGGCCCGCAGGGGGCATCATGATCTCACCCTTCTCCAAATCAGACACCAGACCTGAGTGGAACTCTGGGACAGCTTTTAAAGATGTGTCTGGAAGCAGAATCAGCCTCGATTCAG GTTTGCCTGTCTCAGAAATCAATAAGGATTTGTACTGGTATTGA
- the si:ch73-52f15.5 gene encoding uncharacterized protein DDB_G0271670 isoform X2, with protein MMENRVLERSGESKDPPQLFTYYQGDINTAVDEHFFRALNKATIPKDLSIKAKDSSRTPRSDIPSSSSSSPWAMSWSKPSTHSSSKLTPLTSMETPSPSQGVIVNPSGLSSSSSSSSSSSSSLWPCAPRQSSSAFELPQILYQQQASGESSASSYLNLLQMERPAGGIMISPFSKSDTRPEWNSGTAFKDVSGSRISLDSGLPVSEINKDLYWY; from the exons ATGATGGAGAACAGAGTGTTAGAGCGCTCAGGAGAGAGTAAAGATCCTCCACAACTCTTCACATACTATCAGGGCGACATCAACACTGCGGTGGACGAGCACTTCTTCCGCGCGCTCAACAAAGCCACCATACCGAAAGACCTCAGCATTAAAGCCAAAGACAGCAGCAGGACTCCCAGATCCG ATATCccctcatcatcttcatcatcaccatggGCTATGTCATGGTCTAAACCCAGCACACACTCTTCCTCAAAACTGACCCCCCTCACCTCCATGGAAACCCCATCTCCATCTCAGGGAGTTATCGTGAACCCCTCGGGACTTTCATCATCGTCGtcctcttcatcatcttcatcttcatcactgTGGCCCTGCGCACCCAGACAGAGCTCATCAGCTTTTGAACTGCCTCAGATCCTCTACCAGCAGCAGGCGAGCGGCGAGAGCAGCGCCAGCTCTTACCTCAATCTCCTGCAGATGGAGCGGCCCGCAGGGGGCATCATGATCTCACCCTTCTCCAAATCAGACACCAGACCTGAGTGGAACTCTGGGACAGCTTTTAAAGATGTGTCTGGAAGCAGAATCAGCCTCGATTCAG GTTTGCCTGTCTCAGAAATCAATAAGGATTTGTACTGGTATTGA